In Vitis vinifera cultivar Pinot Noir 40024 chromosome 4, ASM3070453v1, the genomic window ataaTAGAGTTAAATTCGTTAATcatcacataaaataataataataataatgaaactTGGCATTGTCCCTTTCAATTCACACGAGCTGATCGAATAATTCAATCATCGACATTAacgtgtgtgtatatatatatatatatataatatctttaaaaaatgacTTGATCCAATGGAATCatcttaaaagattttttttttctcaataatgaATATTATGTAACATTCAGAGGCCCCACGTATAATTTCGATCTAAAATCTCATAATGATATTTCAAGCACACGCGAAAATACCCATATGTTATTATTTGATGTAGTCTGATGTGACAAATAACTGAAAAAGtgaatgaaatataaaaaataaaaaaaaacctctacgattaaaaaaggaaaagaaaaaaaaaaagcacctGAATTACCCAGAGAGAGATTTATAAATGTAAAGAGCAGGAAGGAAGAGAAGAGTGCGCTCCTCATTCCCTCATCTCTTCCCCCGCCTGTGTGCTTCAAGGAGAAAGACACAGAAcaggaagaagagagagagagagagaaaaaaaaaaaaaaaaaggaattccaataaaaaaaattggaataggAGTTCTCACTAGCCATAGAGCAGCTGTGTGGGTGTGTGCTAGCTTTCAAGGTTCTCACACAACCAACATGGCTCGGCTTGGGGTTAACCAGCGAGCTGTAGCGGCGGTAGCAGCAACATCAGCATTGGTGGTGTGCTTGGGGCTTGTCATGATGAGTGGTGTAGGCAATGCAGAGAGACTTTTGAAGGCAGATGATCGGCCAGCTGAACATTTGGTTAACAAAAATAAGGAACCAGGATTTCTATCCAAAGTGGTTCACTTTCTCTGGCAGAGTGGGAAGTCTTCATATCAGCATGTTTGGCCGGTGAGTTAAGAAGACCGCTTTTCTGTTCAACCAAACACATCTCACTATCATAGTATCTTTAATTATATATCTTGATATTCTATATTTTGGTTGAACAGGATATGAAGTTTGGGTGGAAACTGGTGGTAGCTTCAATAATTGGATTCTTTGGTGCAGCATTGGGGAGTGTAGGAGGAGTAGGAGGCGGTGGGATTTTTGTTCCAATGCTCACCTTGATCGTCGGCTTCGACCCCAAGTCCTCAACTGCCATTTCTAAATGTAACTTACTGATTTTACATGAGAATTAAGGTGTAagaaaactttaaataataagggTTATTTACAGTTTGTGTGTGAATTGCAGGTATGATAATGGGGGCTGCAGGATCAACAGTATACTACAATATGAGGCTTAGACATCCAACACTAGACATGCCCATCATAGATTATGACCTGGCCTTGCTCTTCCAGCCCATGCTCATGCTAGGCATCAGCATTGGTGTtgccttcaatgtcatctttgCTGATTGGATGGTCACTGTTCTCCTTATCATCCTCTTCTTAGGTAATAATTCACCATCTATTTGTCTCACAGATGGTTTATAGTGAGTAAggttccttggagagttagacTTCATCTTTATTTCTTGAGTGCAGAAGGTTGCTCcataactgtttttgaaaacacatttaacaaaaaaaaaaaaagaacaaaaaatcttttaaatttagattgtttttacttattttttaaaaacaattatgcAAATACAAAGAATGATCATTAAAAACTAAAGCATTacgtataaaaattatttttaaaaatataaaaaaaaaaaaagttaaaaacatatcaaattatcaagcaaatttttgttttacaaaacataaaaagaaaaaacaatttttaaaaactcttttcaaaaattatttttaaaaattatttcctaaaacaCTTCTTAgcttgctttatttatttatttaatttttgtaatgatGACGTAAGGTTTCTTCTTCTAacttaataacttttttttttttttcctgtgcAATTATAATCTTCTTTTACAAGTTAGTACCTCTTTCTGAGCAACTGCATATCTTCTCTGTTAATTATGCACTTATGCTCAAAACTATAATGGCGGTAGGTACATCAACTAAGGCTTTATTCAAAGGCATAGAAACATGGAAGAAGGAGACAATCATGAAGAAggttattcaaaattttcacctacaattattagtattattattattgcctCTCTTTGGTTTTCCTTAGTCTCAGAGctttttaatttgagatttgGCTTTATTTTCAGGAAGCAGCTAGGCTGTTGGAAGCAGAGACCAAGCCAACTGGTGAGTAATGTCCTCTAAGCAAATGTTTCcagaaataatgaaattaaatgcatgaaattttcatccatgatcCAAATCAATATCACTACAAACCCCTTGAGAGCTTGCTTGACCCAGAAATGAAACATATAGGATTGGTTCTTGGGAGATGAAGAATGAGATAAATTGGTGGATGTAGCTGCAAAATGATCATAAATAAGATCTTGTGTTAATAGTCTCATGCAATTGCAGATAATACTGGAGGAGGGGATTACAGACCACTACCCAGTGGTCCGGCTACCATCCGAGATGATCACGTAAGTCTGAGAATACCTCAGACGTTTCTCCACCAGACTAGTACTCCTCCCAGACTGATTCTCAACTAATTAActgttttctttctctcttaatTATTATCAACTCCATCCAGGTTCCCGTCATATACAACATTTGCTGGAAAGAGTTGGCACTGCTAGTGTACGTGTGGGTGGCTTTCCTTGCTGTTCAGATTGTCAAGGTATAGCGTTAATCAAGCAGCCTAGAAAATCTCACCTGTCTTTCTGATTCATCTACGTAACCTCTTTAGCTGCATACTGAACATGATGTTTTTATAAATCTCTATGCAGACATACACGGTGACGTGCTCAATAGAGTATTGGGTTCTGAATTGCTTACAGGTAAGATCTCCAGCATGAGATAATTGGCTTCTGAATATCATATGATCTCAAGTATCAAACCCCCGTTCAATAACAAAATTCGGTATCCCTTAGGTACCCATTGCGGCCTCAGTTTCGATATATGAAGCCGTATGCTTGTACAAAGGGACCAGGGTGATTGCATCAAAGGGAAAGGAAGTCACAAACTGGAAGAtacatcagatttttctttACTGTTCATGTGGGATAGTAGCAGGCTTAGTGGGTGGATTGCTTGGGCTTGGAGGCGGCTTCATCTTGGGACCCCTTTTTCTTGAATTGGGAATTCCACCCCAGGTAGACTACATTCCTCAACCTCTCTTAAGCGCCTTTAAGTCAGATATATCATGCAGGTCTATAACAACGTTAAACCAATTGTTTGACAAAGTTGTACCCTTTTTGCAGGTTGCGAGTGCAACATCAACCTTTTCAATGGCATTCTCCTCCTCCATGTCAGTTGTACAATACCACCTTCTAAGGCGCTTCCCAGTCCCATATGGTTGGTGGCAATAACAGAAACATATATAACTCCTCATATTGATTTCAATTGTTACCAAACTTtgatatcaaaaacaaaaatgaagtaTTATTCTCATGTTTCAATACTTTTGTTGCAGCTTCTTATTTTGTCCTAGTTGCTACAATAGCCGCCCTTGTTGGTCAGCACGTGGTCAGAAAAGTAATAAAACTTGTAGGCAGGGCTTCAATAATCATCTTCATTTTGGCTCTCACAATCTTTATCAGTGCAATCAGTTTAGGTATATTTCcctctttatctttttttcaatttcgcTTTTCagatttgtgtgtgtgtgtgtgttgagGGTGTGGTGctcaatttccatggtgaattgCAGGCGGAGTGGGCATAATGACTATGGTTGAGAAGCTGGCGAACAATGAGTACATGGGGTTCGATGATCTCTGCTATCAGTCTTAGATTTTCATGGAGTTTTTCAGCAGATAAAATACAAATACCTGCGCTACATTTCCTCGTCTCCCTTCtgttccatttattttttttcctctcattttcatgaaaattatgCCTTGATTACGTTAAATTGATGCCAATTTCACTCTACTAATTGTATCTACGAAGGCCCTAGACCCATCATGTTTTTGCCTTTTCATTCAATGTTCATTCTACATAGAATTTTAGCCTATGAATTGTGTAAGAAATGAGTATGTGCAATAATAAGATGAGATGTGAATGCTGTACATTTGTTTCATGTCCACACAAttaccaacaaaaaaaaatgctcaaGGATATTACTTACCATTTTTACATGCAAATCTATTCATTTTTCTCCCTTTTAAAGTTATTTCTTATAAGtaaacaaagataaaaaatcatCTCATCAGAGCATGCATACAGAAATTTTGCTTCCATTTAGTACAAAGCATTGGGTTATTAAAAAGGAAGCCCCTAGATTTGGTTCCAAAACTGACCGACCTCCCAATATTGCAACATGGCATTACTATACCAAATCCATAATTGAACACGAACGCTAGTCTCATGCAACATTCCCAGTTAATTTTCACGGTACATCATTTCATCTTCTCCATGATCTCTTCAGTATTTCCTCCCAAACCTTCCAGCTCCGCCTGTCCTCCATATTCTCATGGGTTCACAGGGGTATCAGGCATGGCTGCCTTGCTCAGCATCTTCGGTTGTCTAGGTTTTATTTCAGTACTGGCGCTGTTGGCTTTTTGGATTCGTGCCATTCGGAAAAATATAGCGATCTCTCAACGTCGACATGGGGGCCGAAGAGGGGATCCGGATAAAAtacaggaagaagaagaagagggaagAGGAGGTGAATGTTCTGAATCATATTCGCCAAAGAGTAGTGTGCTGCCGGCGCGACTGCCCCTTATAAAGTATGAGGCGATGGAAGGAGGAGAGAGCGGGTGCAGTATCTGTCGCAAGAGCTTCAAGGAGGGGGAGCCGTGCCGGGTGATGCACGAGTGTGGGCACAAGTTCCACTACCTTTGTGTTGATCCTTTGGTGATCAAGCCAACTGCATGCCCCATCTGTCGCATGTCGCACTTGCCCTTTGTCTATCAGATGTGTGCCtgaattatatattttgaagcACTTAccgtattttaaattttaattgattctttaatgaaattttattttttattttatcccaTCATTTCACAGTATTTTTAAGGACTAATTCTTCCCGTGCCCTAATTTGAAGTTTTCTCCTGGTATTTTTACAGCACGAGGGAAGTAATTTGAATGGACTACTTCGATTCAATCCGAATCTAATTTGATGTTTAGTGGGCCTGAATAATTATCCTCACTAATCGGGTTGGACTTGAGTTTAAAAAGACAATGTAGTGTTGAGAAGGGACCCTTCTCAACACTAAATTGTCTTTTATTgttcaatgttttttttaaaattattattatttttatttaattaaatttggattGAATTTGGGCTAAGGTTCAGAGAATTCGAACTTAACCTGAACTCTATTTAATGTTTTTGCAATTTTTATAATgcatattatcttatataataatagttattttatttttctatttttaagaaaaaaaatatcaaattatattatatcatatattttttatttttttaaatataaatttatgttcttgaaattttttcatatttattatttacattttcaaataaatacattaaaattttaaaatatatatatattataaatggatttttaattaTGCAATCCTACcaacttgaatttaatttgaaCAATCCGAACTTAGAAAAATAAGATTGGGTTGAGCTCCattaattgtttcttaatttgggTTAAATTCAAGTTAATCATCAACCCGACCAATCCATCCACCAACTTctatgtaatttatatatatttgctggGCAAAAATAATGTGAATACTCTTATAATTAAAACATGtgctaaaataattttgaaattctaataagaaatattaaagaCATTTATCTAAATTCTCTCCacctcattttttaaaatagtgaaataattaaaatactcTCTCCAAGTACCCCATCTGAAAccctaattttatttctttttcttttctttctttctttcaattttttccttcattttcttctctttatatTTGAGTTCAAAGATAACTTCTACGGATGATCTCTGCACATATGAGTTATCTTTACAATCCTAATTAGAAAGTTCTTGATTCAAGTCCCCCTTTCCCTTTCCCATGTCAGATAGGAGGGCAGTAACATATTTGGTAATGAGTTGGGCTTGTGTGCTCAGCCCCAACGCTAAGGGGGTCCATCTAGGCCCGCTATTGGTCGAAGGCCTGTAAAGTCATTCAAGTATCTGGGCCAAGCCTGAGTCTCGAATGTCCGAGCCCATGTTTTTACCTGCATACTCATCCCATGAACAATCGGATATTCAATTTAACAACAGTACGAAGAATGTACTGCGCGGTCCAGCTATAAAAGGCTCTTAAATAAGCCACTATGTTGCagtaaaagtaaaattaaagtTTGTCCAATTTTCAGGCAGGCGATCAAGGGCAGGGACCGCTCCACGTGAAACCAAAAAATGCCATAAAGTTAGGAAAGGATAGCCCTACAATTTTATCATGCTATCTTCGTTTGCCCTTTTTGGATCGGGTCAGGTTTTTAAACCGTCGCCAAACCGCTAACGGATCATTTTCCACACGAAGACCATATGGCGGCCAAAAAGGCCAAAACACAGACAAAGTCGGAAAAGAGGTTCTCTTGTAATTATGAGGACATTCTTTGGGCAAATACTAAACTTCGTTTTCCCGCCTAGACCTGTGCaggaaagagaagagaaaaataaataatattttggaGCATCGCACTGTATATGTTTCGCCTCCACTCTCCCTTGTTTCCAGAACTGTCCATCTTCTCTTGTCGGTTGTGGTCTGCTCTCTGTAACCACCAACACCGCAGCTCTCAAGTGAGTTCTTCTCCGATTCCGACATTTCACTGGTTTGTTCccatttgttttggtttttccaTTCCCACTTTTTCCAGACGGCGTTTCTCGCTGGATGCTGATGGATTTTGAATTCCTAGTCCTCTGTTTGTTACTCGGACAACGAGAGAGAGAAAGGGTTACTCGTCTGTTTCCCTCATTTTCTTGAGGAGCAGACCGAGCTCTGGGTTGTGGGCATTACTCGGATGTTTTGGAAAACCCTAGgggttttttctttaataaggAGTTTCGTTTTTTGGTTCATTGTGTTGTTCTGATAAGATTTAGTGTAATGCGTTTAAAGAGTCATTTACTTCTGCAGGATTGTTAGGGTTAGAAAATGGTACCTGGTAACGAAGTAAAGGATGACGCCTCTGCGGATTCTCCGACTTCAGTCCTGGAGGATGAGGTTTGATtccactttctttctttccgTTTATATTTATGTTCGTTTTCTGCAGCAAACTTTAACATTTTCCTCTCCTCTTTATTCATTCTTTCGGAGAATGATGTGTACTGTGTTGGGCTAATGCTTTGCCTGTTGTTTGTGACGACTGACGAGACACATATGcttacaatttttcttttctgcAATTTTGTTTTTGGCACCTTGGGTTTCCAGGTTGCTATTTTTGGTTCCCATCGAATCGGAGGGAAGAAAGTATTGATAACCAAGAAGCCATTGGAAACAGAAATGAAAACCTTGTTATTCTGTTCAACTTCATccccaacttttttttttttttttcctttttcatataTTGTCTTAGGAATCGAATTTATTATAAGGTTTTAATACTGGTGCTGATTCTACAACTATCATTGTTATTGCTTTGGCACGTTGCTGCTTGTCTTTACCCTGATGGTTCAAATTTAAGGTGATAGCTGTGGTGGCTATTGTTATTGATACATTTCTGTTAGATGTCGGTTTTCCCTCTCTTATGCATGTCAATGTAGAAAGAACGACAATGACAAAAGGATCATCACAAAAACACCATTTCCCCCAAATGATAAACTATATTTTCACAAGctctttctcatatttaatggcaaatttatttcttttgttgtttttaatattatattatattacaCCTTATTGGTAATGTGATTTGAGGTTATTAGCTGACATTCTTAGGCAGAAAAATCTACATAGCCTggtattatttattgatttatcatttttcattcaGTGTTTTCAGAAATTTTGGTCTGTTGCTTTTATACTTCTAATCACTGTTTATGGGTCAATTCTCAATCAGTATTAGATATTTTCTGCATATTCAACACTATTAagcttttctattttaatttttttgttatttaatctAAAATGAAGGGTATTTGTGAggagaaaattaaagttaagATGGAGGATGACATACTTCATCCCCTCGATGCAAAAAATGGAGATTCTTCTCTTATATCCGGAACCATGGCAAAGGAAGAAGAGATGCTGATGAAAGAACGGGTGAAGGAAGAGGATGCAGAACAAGTAGTGACTCAGGAGGCCCCCCACTTGAATGACAGCCAGTTCACTAAATTGGATGAGCTTCTAACACAGACCCAGCTGTACTCAGAGTTTTTGCTGGAAAAAATGGATTCCATCACATTTGTATCCTCCTGCTTACACTTTTTGAtgaatctttttctttcttgcatAAATTTTAATGAGTATTGATCAAGTTTTTGTATGAATTCTGTCACCAGAATCGTGTGGAGGAGAAAGAGAGTGAAATTGTTGAAGTAAAAAAGAGGGGTCGTGGTTCAAAAAGAAAAGCGGAATATAACAATGTAAGGTTTCCATTCTTCTCTTATTTGTgtgatttcttttgttttattaactctgttatattttttatgagcCAAGAATCTTAGTACTCTTTGTGACATCTGTTCTTTGTCACATTTGTGGAATTAAGTGTTGAACATTGCTCTGGCAATCCTGACTCTTGAGGTCTAGAGTCCTGCTcacctatctttttctttttctagtgtCTTTGTCTTATATCTTGAGTCTGAAATATAATTGGTCTTAGGATGTTTGATCTTTTCATTGAATAGTAAAAAATCACCTGCTTTATTTCTAGCTATTCATTGGGTGTTGTACATTTTGTCTTTAGGAGTTATGTGTCAAATCCTTGAAACCAAATATTCCTTGAGGTTCTTTCTTAATATTTCTATGATGCTTTGGTTGTTTTAGGATCTTATGTTGAGCATGcagtttatttatttgctttgtttacctataaaaaaaatgcagtGTATTTGTACCTGAacccttcatttttcttttgtcctTTTTGCTAGCTTATGTAATTTATTACAACTTCAGGTTTGAACTCATTTCCTTCATGCATTTGCACCTTTTCCCTGCACTATTTTAAGACAATGCTATGATACTTTTTTCAGAGGAAGGCCAAGAGAGCAGTTGCAGCCATGCTTACAAGATCTAAAGAAGGAGCTACTCCTGAAGATGTGAACCTCACCGAGGAGGAGAGAGCTGAGAAAGAGCAGGCTGGACTTGTACCCTTGTTGACAGGTGGAAAATTGAAGTCTTATCAGATCAAAGGTGTGAAGTGGCTGATCTCACTATGGCAAAATGGACTGAATGGGATCCTTGCAGATCAAATGGGGCTTGGAAAGACAATTCAAACTATTGGCTTCCTTGCACATTTAAAAGGAAAGGGGTTAGATGGCCCCTATTTGGTCATTGCTCCTCTTTCTACTCTCTCAAACTGggcaaatgaaataaaaaggtGACTtgaatcttgattttttttcaaaggacTAGCCTGAAGGAAGTTTCTTTTATAgcttattttaaatttggtttttcttttggaaaGGTTTGTGCCCTCAATAAATGCAATCATCTACCATGGCAATAGGAAAGAAAGAGATCAAATACGAATGAAGTATATGCCAAGAACAATTGGCCCCAAATTTCCTATAATTCTGACTTCTTATGAGGTTGCATTAAATGATGCTAGAAAGTATCTAAGGCATTACAATTGGAAATATCTTGTGGTTGATGAGGTAAATCCCAAACTAGTTAGTCAATAAATGTTCCTTCTTTTTTACTTATAACAGAAAAGGTGGTCcatatattttcctttcttttcactttAAATTAAGCATGAATTGTCAGGATGAACACTATTGCCTTTATTTAATTATCTTAGCTAGATATTTCCTCTTGAAGGGGCACAGATTGAAGAACAGTAAATGCAAATTACTGAAGGAACTGAAGTTGTTACCCGTAGAAAATAAGCTTCTGCTCACTGGGACTCCTCTGCAGAACAACCTGGCAGAGCTTTGGTCTTTGTTAAACTTCATATTGCCTGATATTTTCTCATCCCATGAAGAATTTGAGTCCTGGTAAGAGCATTCTTTGCCTACTGCCCTTGATGAGTTGCCCCAGTGGCAAAAGATTTAGTAGGGGCTGGGGAGTTTCCAGGTTCAATGCCATGAACCCAAATAATAGTTACCTATAAAAAAGGAGATGTTCTTGATGATTGGATACCTTCTGTTTGTTCATAATCCAAATATCAGATTATTTTATCTGCAGAGTTTGATAGTTTCTTGACTTCAATTTGAGGGTTCTATGTAATCATCTACTgattaaaaattcaattgaagGCTTCCTATTAGTTTAAGCTTAAATGCtttcaatataattttataaaaccaaACTAGCTTGAATAGCTCTGTTGTAGCATTGACGAACAGAAGAATGGAATTCTGTTGGTGGTATGAATGGAAGCTTATAAATCTATAAGTTCTATTTTCCCTCTTGGTAaacctttttaattaatttttttgtcctTGTCATGTTCTTGAACCATGCTGAAATCCTATGAGCTGTTCTCTGATTTGATGATCTGTGCAAAACATACTAGGACACAATGCACTTTACTACTATGATCAACAGATCTCTATCTATACTTTACAAGGTTCTGAAATTTAAAGTGTGAAATTCTTAAATTGGATGGATGATGTATTAAGAAGATTAAGGTAAATTTTAGGAACAAAAAGTAAATTTGTGATCATTAAGTAGGATGGTGAGTGTTTACTGCCTTGATTTGATGTTTAATCTGTTTATAACATGATTTCAGGTTTGATCTGTCAGGCAAGTGCAATAATGAAGCAGTGGTGGAAGAATTGGAAGAGAGGAAAAGGGCTCAAGTATGCAATCATCCTGAGCATATTTTTACTcgtgaaatattttatatcgtATATATAATGCCGGGGTTCTGTTCATGTGCAGGTGGTGTCAAAACTTCATGCTATATTGCGTCCCTTTCTCCTTCGGAGAATGAAGTCAGATGTTGAGCAGATGCTTCCCAGAAAAAAAGAGATTATTTTGTATGCCACCATGACtgagcatcaaaagaatttcaagGATCATTT contains:
- the LOC100253061 gene encoding sulfite exporter TauE/SafE family protein 3, which translates into the protein MARLGVNQRAVAAVAATSALVVCLGLVMMSGVGNAERLLKADDRPAEHLVNKNKEPGFLSKVVHFLWQSGKSSYQHVWPDMKFGWKLVVASIIGFFGAALGSVGGVGGGGIFVPMLTLIVGFDPKSSTAISKCMIMGAAGSTVYYNMRLRHPTLDMPIIDYDLALLFQPMLMLGISIGVAFNVIFADWMVTVLLIILFLGTSTKALFKGIETWKKETIMKKEAARLLEAETKPTDNTGGGDYRPLPSGPATIRDDHVPVIYNICWKELALLVYVWVAFLAVQIVKTYTVTCSIEYWVLNCLQVPIAASVSIYEAVCLYKGTRVIASKGKEVTNWKIHQIFLYCSCGIVAGLVGGLLGLGGGFILGPLFLELGIPPQVASATSTFSMAFSSSMSVVQYHLLRRFPVPYASYFVLVATIAALVGQHVVRKVIKLVGRASIIIFILALTIFISAISLGGVGIMTMVEKLANNEYMGFDDLCYQS
- the LOC104879158 gene encoding RING-H2 finger protein ATL14-like, with the protein product MAALLSIFGCLGFISVLALLAFWIRAIRKNIAISQRRHGGRRGDPDKIQEEEEEGRGGECSESYSPKSSVLPARLPLIKYEAMEGGESGCSICRKSFKEGEPCRVMHECGHKFHYLCVDPLVIKPTACPICRMSHLPFVYQMCA
- the LOC100263333 gene encoding ATP-dependent DNA helicase DDM1 codes for the protein MVPGNEVKDDASADSPTSVLEDEGICEEKIKVKMEDDILHPLDAKNGDSSLISGTMAKEEEMLMKERVKEEDAEQVVTQEAPHLNDSQFTKLDELLTQTQLYSEFLLEKMDSITFNRVEEKESEIVEVKKRGRGSKRKAEYNNRKAKRAVAAMLTRSKEGATPEDVNLTEEERAEKEQAGLVPLLTGGKLKSYQIKGVKWLISLWQNGLNGILADQMGLGKTIQTIGFLAHLKGKGLDGPYLVIAPLSTLSNWANEIKRFVPSINAIIYHGNRKERDQIRMKYMPRTIGPKFPIILTSYEVALNDARKYLRHYNWKYLVVDEGHRLKNSKCKLLKELKLLPVENKLLLTGTPLQNNLAELWSLLNFILPDIFSSHEEFESWFDLSGKCNNEAVVEELEERKRAQVVSKLHAILRPFLLRRMKSDVEQMLPRKKEIILYATMTEHQKNFKDHLVNKTLENYLKEKASTGRGVKGKLNNLMVQLRKNCNHPDLLESAFDGSYLYPPVEQIVEQCGKFRLLDRLLARLFARKHKVLIFSQWTKILDIMEYYFSEKGLEVCRIDGSVRLDERKRQIEEFNDMNSNCRVFLLSTRAGGLGINLTAADTCILYDSDWNPQMDLQAMDRCHRIGQTKPVHVYRLATAQSIEGRMLKRAFSKLKLEHVVIGKGQFQQERIKPNMDVLEEEDLLQLLQDQEDSEDKLIQTDISEEDLDRILDRSDLIGDTSNDDGRSNSAADAFPLKGPGWEVMTPTASGGMLSTLNS